The following coding sequences are from one Leptolyngbya sp. NIES-3755 window:
- a CDS encoding hypothetical protein (similar to AA sequence:cyanobase_aa:Npun_F0617), which yields MPIQNHRWFLPPVQVEPELFEIYRSTHQFYQEVHSREAHDRYCEWYAEISEQNRRELEKMRGDVNVFSWFRRRS from the coding sequence ATGCCAATTCAAAATCACCGCTGGTTTTTGCCCCCTGTTCAAGTCGAGCCAGAACTCTTTGAAATCTATCGATCGACACATCAGTTTTATCAAGAAGTTCATTCGCGTGAAGCACACGATCGATATTGTGAGTGGTATGCCGAGATTTCAGAACAAAATCGCCGCGAACTAGAAAAAATGCGCGGCGATGTCAATGTTTTTAGTTGGTTCCGACGACGATCTTAG
- a CDS encoding hypothetical protein (similar to AA sequence:cyanobase_aa:Cyan7425_2274), producing MSDRPIESATSTIDHDQNFKELISTFFLEFLELFVPNVAETIEPDSIKFLPQEYFADLVEGDEKIIDLLVEVKQSGRKTTFLFHIEAQSYSESQISRRMFYYFARLHQNYVKDIYPIVIFSFDKPLRAEKDTFKVEFPSLKVLEFRFHAIQLNQLDWRDYLNRPNPVAAALMAKMKIAKRDRAKVKAECLRLLVTLKLDPAKTRLISKFVDTYLRLNSQEERAFQSEIDKLGVAQKEAIMQVTTSWEEKGIEKGIEKGIERERRSLIFLLLQQKVGQLPNETVEKIAALSLEQLSNLAIALLDFTSVSDLNRWLAENQA from the coding sequence ATGAGCGATCGTCCAATTGAAAGCGCTACAAGCACGATCGACCATGATCAAAATTTCAAAGAATTAATCTCTACTTTTTTCTTAGAATTTTTAGAACTCTTTGTGCCTAACGTTGCCGAAACGATCGAGCCAGATTCTATAAAGTTTCTTCCCCAAGAATATTTTGCAGATCTGGTGGAAGGCGATGAAAAAATCATTGATTTGCTAGTCGAAGTGAAGCAATCTGGAAGAAAAACAACCTTTCTGTTTCACATCGAAGCGCAGTCCTACAGTGAGTCTCAGATTAGTCGTAGAATGTTTTACTACTTTGCTCGACTGCATCAAAATTATGTCAAAGATATTTATCCGATCGTGATTTTCTCCTTCGATAAACCGCTTCGAGCAGAGAAAGACACCTTCAAAGTCGAATTTCCAAGTCTCAAAGTTCTAGAATTTCGCTTTCACGCGATTCAACTCAATCAATTAGATTGGCGGGATTATCTCAATCGACCCAATCCGGTTGCCGCCGCATTGATGGCGAAAATGAAAATTGCTAAACGGGATCGTGCCAAAGTAAAAGCAGAGTGTTTACGATTATTAGTAACACTGAAGCTTGATCCAGCAAAAACTCGACTGATCTCTAAGTTTGTTGATACTTATCTACGCTTGAACTCTCAAGAGGAGCGAGCGTTTCAGTCAGAAATTGATAAGCTAGGCGTAGCTCAAAAGGAGGCAATCATGCAGGTTACGACCAGTTGGGAAGAAAAGGGAATCGAAAAGGGAATCGAAAAGGGAATCGAACGAGAGCGACGATCGCTGATCTTTCTTCTGCTTCAACAAAAAGTTGGACAACTTCCCAATGAAACGGTTGAAAAAATCGCTGCGCTTTCTCTCGAACAGTTGTCAAATCTTGCGATCGCACTCCTTGATTTTACCTCCGTCTCTGATCTCAACCGCTGGTTAGCAGAAAACCAAGCCTAA
- a CDS encoding ferredoxin-thioredoxin reductase variable subunit (similar to AA sequence:cyanobase_aa:LBDG_02640): protein MKIGDRVRVKESVMVYHHPEHRNEAFDIKGQEGEIIAIVKEWQGRPVSANFPFLVKFAGKFRAHLQEFELEAI, encoded by the coding sequence ATGAAAATTGGCGATCGTGTTCGAGTGAAAGAATCAGTGATGGTCTACCACCATCCAGAACACCGCAACGAGGCGTTTGATATCAAAGGTCAAGAAGGCGAAATCATCGCGATCGTCAAAGAATGGCAAGGTCGTCCGGTTAGTGCAAACTTTCCTTTCCTAGTCAAATTCGCAGGCAAGTTTCGTGCTCATCTTCAAGAGTTTGAACTTGAAGCGATTTAG
- a CDS encoding protein phosphatase 2C (similar to AA sequence:cyanobase_aa:LBDG_02630), translating to MNSSGKLFERAATPTIRRFQSQGFHYLWAVGTTAQRKNSGSTIADRYQVKAPQIWLDTQPENDPQAPLASSELAQTYLLLYPYRLHVPEVYGVCRDGGDEILLLENVPITESGELQPSIAQAWYQGSATRQIYWLWQILELWTPLKELGVASSLLSPDFIRLEGWRIRLKELILDEGQTQEAFAAPTLANLAQSWAVLLPDAKPAIAEQVQAICALMQTPDVSYREISTRLNVLLLEQSSQLPLRIQVHGATEVGKRRSHNEDTCYPIASRTQTFDDLSAKLTIVCDGIGGHDGGEVASQLAVQSIQLQVKALLSEIAGQPEPLPPDLICDQLAAIVRVVNNLIAAQNDAQNRTARRRMGTTLVMALQIPQRVTLPGGSIANNAHEVYVVNVGDSRAYWITPEYCHQLTVDDDVAVREVRMGRSLYREALKRPDSGALTQAMGTREGHHLHPSVRRFILEEDGMLVLCSDGMSDNGFVEQSWADYAELILQEKFSIESAVQSWLDFADQRNGHDNASIVLTHCQVSAALPEMRLPLSKSISSADDPELPEPIVIPPTEVVKPKKKNRIFLKSLMVLLLGGGAALGTWYYRDPVGMQQRIRTEAGRIQPTIESLRQLIPNDLLKR from the coding sequence ATGAACTCCTCTGGCAAACTCTTTGAACGTGCAGCTACACCGACGATTAGACGGTTTCAATCTCAAGGATTTCATTATCTTTGGGCTGTGGGAACAACCGCTCAGCGGAAAAATTCAGGCAGTACGATCGCCGATCGCTATCAAGTCAAAGCGCCACAAATTTGGCTGGATACGCAGCCAGAGAATGACCCACAAGCGCCTTTGGCTTCGTCGGAATTGGCACAGACTTATTTGCTGTTGTATCCGTACCGATTGCATGTTCCAGAGGTGTATGGAGTTTGTCGGGATGGTGGAGACGAGATTTTACTACTAGAAAATGTGCCGATTACGGAATCTGGAGAATTACAGCCGTCGATCGCTCAAGCTTGGTATCAAGGCAGCGCAACTCGTCAGATTTATTGGTTGTGGCAGATTCTCGAATTGTGGACACCGTTGAAGGAGTTGGGAGTCGCATCGAGTTTGTTGTCGCCGGATTTTATTCGGCTTGAAGGATGGCGGATTCGGCTGAAAGAATTGATTCTGGATGAAGGGCAGACTCAGGAAGCCTTTGCAGCACCGACTTTGGCGAATTTGGCTCAGAGTTGGGCAGTCTTGTTGCCGGATGCGAAACCTGCGATCGCGGAACAGGTACAAGCAATCTGCGCTCTGATGCAAACTCCAGATGTGAGTTACCGTGAGATTTCGACTCGGTTGAATGTGCTGTTATTAGAACAATCTTCTCAGTTGCCATTGAGAATTCAAGTGCATGGCGCGACTGAAGTTGGGAAACGTCGATCGCATAATGAAGACACTTGTTATCCGATCGCTTCGAGAACGCAAACGTTTGATGATTTGTCGGCGAAATTAACGATCGTCTGTGATGGCATTGGCGGACATGATGGCGGTGAAGTTGCCAGTCAATTAGCGGTTCAGTCGATTCAATTGCAAGTTAAAGCACTGTTATCGGAAATTGCGGGACAGCCTGAACCGTTACCACCGGATTTGATTTGTGATCAATTAGCCGCGATCGTTCGAGTTGTAAATAATTTGATTGCTGCTCAAAACGATGCTCAGAATCGAACGGCTCGGCGGCGGATGGGAACCACTTTAGTCATGGCATTACAGATTCCGCAGCGAGTGACTTTACCGGGAGGCTCGATCGCGAATAATGCTCACGAAGTTTATGTCGTAAATGTTGGAGACAGCCGCGCTTATTGGATCACACCCGAATATTGTCATCAATTAACGGTCGATGATGATGTTGCAGTGCGAGAAGTTCGGATGGGTCGATCGCTGTATCGGGAAGCTTTGAAACGTCCAGATTCGGGAGCGCTCACTCAAGCAATGGGAACTCGTGAAGGACATCATTTGCATCCAAGTGTACGCCGCTTCATTCTCGAAGAAGATGGAATGCTTGTTCTGTGTTCGGATGGCATGAGCGATAACGGATTTGTCGAGCAATCTTGGGCGGATTATGCAGAGCTAATCTTGCAGGAGAAATTCTCGATCGAGTCCGCAGTTCAATCTTGGCTCGATTTTGCCGATCAGCGCAACGGACATGACAATGCCTCGATCGTACTCACCCATTGTCAAGTTTCAGCCGCATTGCCAGAAATGCGATTACCGTTGTCGAAGTCAATCTCAAGTGCAGATGATCCAGAACTGCCAGAACCGATCGTGATTCCGCCGACTGAAGTAGTGAAACCGAAGAAGAAAAATCGAATCTTCTTAAAATCCTTGATGGTTCTGCTTTTAGGGGGCGGTGCAGCGTTAGGAACTTGGTATTATCGTGATCCAGTGGGGATGCAGCAGCGGATTCGGACAGAAGCGGGACGAATTCAGCCGACGATCGAGTCATTGCGTCAACTCATCCCTAACGATTTGCTCAAACGATAG
- a CDS encoding hypothetical protein (conserved hypothetical protein;~similar to AA sequence:cyanobase_aa:LBDG_02620) has translation MTPTAVWFMVGAGLCLVEFILPTAFIAFVLGISALLVAIVAHLLPLGFQIGLWVILSIVLVLLSRRFVNRRAAFKLDATEAETLTEIRPGEMGRVCYEGNSWAARCESSNLDIPAGRRVYVVGRRGTTLIVMPEEF, from the coding sequence ATGACTCCCACAGCCGTTTGGTTCATGGTTGGCGCAGGATTATGTTTGGTGGAATTCATCCTGCCCACTGCATTTATCGCCTTTGTTCTCGGCATAAGTGCTTTACTTGTCGCGATCGTGGCTCACCTATTGCCGCTCGGATTCCAAATTGGGCTATGGGTGATTTTGTCGATCGTGCTTGTTCTTCTTTCTCGTCGGTTTGTCAATCGTCGCGCCGCATTCAAACTCGATGCTACTGAAGCCGAAACCCTGACCGAAATTCGTCCGGGTGAAATGGGACGAGTTTGCTATGAGGGCAATTCTTGGGCGGCTCGATGTGAAAGCTCAAATCTTGACATTCCCGCAGGTCGCCGCGTGTATGTGGTCGGTCGTCGGGGAACTACTTTAATTGTGATGCCAGAAGAATTTTAA
- a CDS encoding hypothetical protein (similar to AA sequence:cyanobase_aa:LBDG_02610) produces MWGWFIALAIGGGAAISSVKIVQQGNEALVERLGSYDRKLSPGLNFMLPGLDRIAFQETIREKVLDIPPQGCITRDNVSITADAVVYWRIVDLEKAYYKVQNLQSAMVNLVLTQIRAEMGQLELDETFTARSHINEILLRELDTATDPWGVKVTRVELRDIIPSKAVQESMELQMSAERRKRAAILTSEGERESAVNSARGKAEAQVLDAEARQKATILAAEADQKTIVLKAQAERQQAVLKAQATAEAIQIVTQALNNDPRAAEAGKVLLALSYLDMGTTVGKSDSSKVMFMDPRSIPATLQGMLSMVDENGKG; encoded by the coding sequence ATGTGGGGTTGGTTTATTGCTTTAGCTATCGGCGGTGGAGCCGCAATTTCCAGCGTTAAAATCGTCCAGCAAGGAAATGAAGCGTTAGTCGAACGTCTGGGAAGCTACGATCGCAAATTGTCACCTGGTTTGAATTTCATGTTGCCAGGACTCGATCGCATTGCGTTCCAAGAAACGATTCGAGAAAAAGTTCTCGACATTCCGCCACAAGGTTGTATTACTCGCGATAACGTTTCGATTACCGCAGATGCTGTCGTGTACTGGCGCATTGTTGATCTGGAGAAAGCTTATTACAAAGTGCAAAATCTCCAGTCTGCAATGGTGAATTTGGTCTTAACTCAGATCCGCGCTGAGATGGGACAGTTGGAATTGGATGAGACCTTTACGGCTCGATCGCACATTAACGAAATCTTGCTGCGCGAACTCGATACCGCAACCGATCCTTGGGGCGTGAAGGTGACTCGCGTTGAACTGCGCGATATTATCCCCTCCAAAGCGGTTCAAGAATCGATGGAACTCCAAATGTCCGCAGAACGGCGTAAACGGGCTGCCATTCTTACCTCTGAAGGGGAACGGGAATCAGCAGTCAACTCGGCTCGTGGTAAAGCAGAAGCGCAAGTCCTGGATGCAGAAGCCCGTCAGAAAGCGACGATTTTAGCAGCCGAAGCAGATCAGAAAACGATCGTGCTCAAAGCCCAAGCCGAACGCCAACAAGCAGTTCTGAAAGCTCAAGCAACTGCCGAAGCGATTCAAATCGTGACGCAAGCCCTGAACAATGATCCGCGTGCTGCCGAAGCTGGAAAAGTTCTCTTAGCCTTGAGCTATCTGGATATGGGAACCACCGTAGGTAAGAGCGATAGTAGCAAAGTCATGTTTATGGACCCGCGTAGCATTCCCGCAACCTTACAAGGAATGTTGTCAATGGTTGATGAAAACGGCAAAGGCTAA
- a CDS encoding PilT protein-like protein (similar to AA sequence:cyanobase_aa:Ava_1729) yields the protein MSSWVLDASALLALLNSEPGSERVAEVLPDAAIASVNFSEVVAKLADEGRDESEIRAYLDLLGLEIVEFDTELAYRTGFLRPLTRSLGLSLGDRACLALASFLAVPALTCDRAWTSLDIGVTVELIR from the coding sequence ATGAGTAGTTGGGTGCTCGATGCTTCGGCACTGCTGGCATTGCTAAATAGTGAGCCTGGAAGTGAGCGGGTGGCTGAAGTGTTGCCGGATGCAGCGATCGCAAGTGTCAACTTTAGCGAGGTCGTAGCTAAATTGGCAGATGAGGGGCGCGATGAATCAGAAATCCGGGCTTATTTGGATTTGTTGGGGTTGGAAATCGTGGAGTTTGATACTGAGCTTGCTTACCGAACCGGATTTCTGCGACCATTGACCCGGTCACTTGGATTGTCATTGGGTGATCGAGCTTGCTTGGCTTTAGCGAGTTTTTTGGCGGTTCCAGCTTTGACGTGCGATCGTGCCTGGACATCGTTAGATATTGGGGTGACAGTCGAACTGATTCGATGA
- a CDS encoding fdxN element excision controlling factor protein XisI (ab initio prediction:Prodigal:2.6;~similar to AA sequence:cyanobase_aa:alr1462), with translation MAKLDHYRDAIQTVLLEYAKARTKTSPNFDLQLQPIFDLQRDHYQLVNVGWYHDKRIYSPLFHLDIQNEKIWLQLNTTEDDITVDLMRLGVPKEDIVLGFQAPYMRQFTEFAAG, from the coding sequence ATGGCAAAACTAGACCACTATCGAGATGCCATCCAGACTGTTCTGCTTGAATACGCCAAAGCACGAACCAAGACCAGCCCTAATTTTGATCTCCAATTACAACCCATTTTCGATCTACAGCGAGATCACTATCAATTAGTCAACGTGGGTTGGTATCACGACAAACGAATTTATAGTCCGCTCTTTCATTTAGACATTCAAAACGAGAAAATCTGGCTGCAACTCAACACTACCGAAGACGATATCACAGTTGATTTGATGCGCTTGGGTGTTCCCAAAGAAGATATCGTGCTAGGATTTCAAGCTCCCTATATGCGGCAGTTCACTGAGTTTGCAGCAGGATGA
- a CDS encoding hypothetical protein (conserved hypothetical protein;~similar to AA sequence:cyanobase_aa:LBDG_54120): MELVLSKASVKFLERLPAKETEKLQDKLALLLELLETEGVIPFNELDIKSLKGDWKGFHRMRVGKVRVVFTIDTEADELQVYDIDFRGNIYKSLSIQNDLQERENRKIAVEVKSFLGASTLSEFHTAIGQCLNYRYALEDLDPDRKLYLAVPIAIYTDFFSVPFIQSVIRRSQTNLVVYDAAKEELIKWQN; the protein is encoded by the coding sequence ATGGAACTCGTCCTCAGTAAAGCATCTGTCAAATTTTTAGAGCGGCTACCCGCCAAAGAAACTGAGAAACTTCAAGATAAACTCGCGTTACTACTTGAATTGCTTGAAACTGAAGGAGTAATTCCATTCAATGAGCTAGATATCAAAAGTCTCAAGGGTGATTGGAAAGGATTTCACAGGATGCGAGTGGGAAAAGTTCGGGTTGTCTTCACGATCGACACTGAAGCGGATGAGTTGCAAGTTTACGATATTGACTTCAGAGGCAACATCTACAAATCTTTGTCGATCCAAAATGATTTGCAAGAACGCGAAAACCGGAAAATTGCTGTCGAAGTCAAGAGCTTTCTAGGCGCATCTACCCTATCCGAATTCCATACTGCGATTGGGCAATGTCTAAACTACCGCTATGCCCTTGAAGATCTCGACCCCGATCGAAAACTCTACCTTGCTGTACCCATTGCTATCTATACTGACTTTTTTTCTGTCCCTTTCATCCAATCCGTCATCCGTAGAAGCCAAACAAACCTAGTTGTTTATGATGCAGCCAAGGAGGAACTGATCAAATGGCAAAACTAG
- a CDS encoding hypothetical protein (hypothetical protein CWATWH0003_3456;~similar to AA sequence:cyanobase_aa:LBDG_54110), with product MESSDLKQLIKESLREVLREERLKLCQVLIPYVSDKEMQEIQAKLGTPADYKDTEFINMTDWVKNGTRPQ from the coding sequence ATGGAAAGCAGCGACCTAAAACAACTGATCAAAGAAAGTTTGCGGGAAGTGCTGCGCGAGGAGCGCTTGAAACTTTGTCAGGTTCTTATCCCCTATGTCAGTGACAAAGAGATGCAAGAAATTCAGGCAAAGTTAGGGACACCTGCCGACTACAAAGATACAGAATTTATCAATATGACAGACTGGGTGAAGAATGGAACTCGTCCTCAGTAA
- a CDS encoding kinesin light chain (similar to AA sequence:cyanobase_aa:LBDG_23980) — protein sequence MDAESKEDFFISYNRHDRTWAEWIAWTLESAGYSVVIQAWDFRPGGNFVLEMQRAASEAERTLAVLSENYLNSQFTQPEWAKAFAQDPTGEARSLIPIRVGTCTLTGLFATIVYVDLVEIEEATARDLILQAVQKGRAKPDRPPQFPGQVGNDEQLQKPIYPLNQASTPNYKLRAIRERLILANSLRELQSLLYETEELASRYPLVEALLLKDDIKTAIHRFYPSARPIMRPGRELRHPESSSEASVSRNGKVAKLVFLLLGLIAIALFSFFNSLKPVTQPSPLPAKTANPLRQ from the coding sequence ATGGACGCTGAATCAAAGGAAGATTTTTTTATCAGCTACAATCGCCACGATCGAACATGGGCAGAGTGGATTGCTTGGACGCTGGAATCAGCAGGATATTCCGTGGTAATTCAGGCATGGGATTTTCGCCCAGGTGGAAACTTTGTGCTAGAGATGCAACGAGCGGCATCAGAGGCAGAGCGAACCCTTGCGGTTTTGTCAGAAAATTATCTCAATTCGCAATTTACCCAACCGGAATGGGCAAAGGCGTTTGCTCAAGATCCGACTGGAGAAGCGCGATCGCTCATTCCCATTCGAGTCGGAACCTGTACGCTCACCGGACTGTTCGCGACGATCGTGTATGTTGATTTGGTCGAGATTGAAGAGGCAACGGCGAGAGATTTAATTTTACAAGCGGTACAAAAGGGACGAGCGAAGCCCGATCGACCGCCGCAGTTTCCAGGACAAGTTGGGAACGATGAACAATTACAAAAACCCATCTACCCACTGAATCAGGCAAGCACACCAAACTATAAATTGAGAGCGATTCGGGAGCGATTGATCCTGGCAAACTCGCTGCGAGAGTTGCAATCTCTACTGTATGAGACAGAAGAACTTGCGTCTCGCTATCCTTTAGTTGAAGCGCTACTGTTAAAGGATGACATTAAAACTGCAATCCACCGCTTTTATCCGTCAGCACGTCCGATAATGCGACCTGGAAGAGAATTGCGACATCCTGAATCGTCTTCTGAAGCATCAGTTTCGAGAAATGGGAAAGTTGCAAAGCTTGTGTTCTTGCTACTCGGTCTAATCGCGATCGCATTATTCTCGTTTTTCAATTCGTTGAAGCCGGTGACTCAACCTAGTCCTTTGCCCGCTAAAACTGCAAATCCGCTTCGGCAGTAA
- a CDS encoding chaB family protein (similar to AA sequence:cyanobase_aa:LBDG_09590), whose protein sequence is MSYQSNRELPDSVRDRLSETAQHFYRVAFNSALQWYGEESKAHQIAWSAVRNQAVSLNSSIVEVL, encoded by the coding sequence ATGTCGTACCAAAGTAATCGTGAACTGCCTGATAGTGTTCGCGATCGACTGTCGGAAACTGCCCAGCACTTTTATAGGGTAGCGTTTAACTCTGCGCTTCAGTGGTACGGTGAGGAGTCAAAAGCCCATCAGATTGCGTGGAGTGCGGTGCGAAATCAAGCCGTGAGTTTGAATAGCTCGATCGTTGAAGTTCTGTAA
- a CDS encoding glutamate-1-semialdehyde aminotransferase (similar to AA sequence:cyanobase_aa:LBDG_03010), translating to MITGTLKTTKSDEIFAAAQKLMPGGVSSPVRAFKSVGGQPIVFDRVKGAYAWDVDGNKYIDYIGTWGPAICGHAHPDVIQAIQAAAEKGTSFGAPSYLENVLAEMVIDAVPSIEMVRFVNSGTEACMSVLRLMRAFTGREKIIKFEGCYHGHADMFLVKAGSGVATLGLPDSPGVPKSTTSNTLNAPYNDLDAVKKLLEENPGEVAGVMLEPIVGNAGFIPPDPGFLAGLRELTTEHGALLVFDEVMTGFRIAYGGVQEKFGITPDLTTLGKVIGGGLPVGAYGGRREIMEMVAPAGAMYQAGTLSGNPLAMTAGIKTLELLRQPGTYEYLDRMTSRLIAGLLDVAKETGHPACGGSISGMFGFFFTEGPVHNYEDAKKSDLAKFSKFHRGMLEQGVYLAPSQFEAGFTSLAHTDEDVDRTIEAARSVMSNL from the coding sequence TTGATTACAGGTACTTTGAAAACCACCAAATCAGATGAAATCTTTGCAGCCGCACAAAAACTAATGCCCGGTGGCGTGAGTTCTCCCGTGCGGGCATTCAAATCAGTCGGTGGACAGCCGATCGTCTTCGATCGAGTAAAAGGTGCGTATGCTTGGGATGTCGATGGAAATAAATACATCGACTATATCGGCACTTGGGGTCCTGCGATTTGCGGTCACGCTCACCCCGACGTGATTCAAGCAATTCAAGCTGCTGCCGAGAAAGGAACTAGCTTCGGTGCGCCATCTTATTTGGAAAACGTTTTGGCGGAGATGGTGATTGATGCCGTTCCGAGCATTGAAATGGTGCGCTTTGTGAATTCGGGCACGGAGGCTTGTATGTCGGTATTGCGCTTGATGAGAGCCTTTACCGGACGCGAAAAGATTATCAAGTTTGAAGGCTGCTACCACGGACACGCAGATATGTTCTTGGTCAAGGCTGGATCGGGGGTTGCAACCCTGGGTTTACCTGATTCGCCTGGTGTGCCCAAATCAACTACGAGCAATACACTGAATGCTCCTTATAACGATTTGGATGCCGTGAAGAAACTGCTCGAAGAAAATCCAGGCGAAGTTGCAGGCGTAATGCTTGAACCGATCGTTGGAAATGCGGGATTTATTCCTCCCGATCCTGGCTTCTTAGCAGGCTTGCGCGAACTCACCACAGAACACGGAGCGCTATTAGTGTTCGACGAAGTGATGACCGGATTCCGCATCGCTTACGGTGGTGTGCAAGAGAAATTCGGCATTACTCCCGATCTCACAACTTTAGGTAAAGTGATCGGTGGCGGTTTGCCTGTTGGTGCTTACGGTGGACGACGCGAAATCATGGAAATGGTTGCTCCCGCAGGTGCAATGTATCAAGCTGGAACGCTTTCGGGGAATCCATTAGCGATGACCGCTGGGATTAAAACGCTCGAACTGTTGCGCCAACCGGGGACTTATGAATATCTCGATCGCATGACTTCCCGCCTGATTGCAGGTCTCTTAGATGTGGCGAAAGAAACAGGTCATCCGGCATGTGGCGGTTCGATCAGCGGCATGTTCGGTTTCTTCTTTACCGAAGGTCCCGTTCACAACTACGAAGATGCGAAAAAATCGGATTTGGCAAAGTTCAGTAAGTTCCATCGCGGCATGTTAGAGCAAGGCGTTTATCTGGCTCCATCGCAGTTTGAAGCTGGATTTACCTCGCTTGCACACACGGACGAAGATGTCGATCGTACAATCGAAGCGGCTCGATCTGTAATGTCGAACCTTTAA
- a CDS encoding hypothetical protein (similar to AA sequence:cyanobase_aa:LBDG_17680): MQNMSATRSNTRSTTQKPSANSTAFHLLLHLASRHPFLCLFTVWSSFLFFGWLAISGLTYINPAPLEGAESPKPEVQTPFELSKPINTFGLVLLVTSSCAITSMLLAKQLRPVKSTPRRVVKRQAPPTRETVRSRPPVRSNRPPIAQQARAIAKSAPKPEVIPPPARPVVTVLPAEDDSPIQVSFTLADMLDIRQQAQR; this comes from the coding sequence ATGCAAAACATGAGCGCGACACGATCGAACACACGATCGACAACTCAAAAACCGAGTGCAAACTCAACCGCTTTTCATCTCCTACTCCATCTCGCGAGCCGTCATCCCTTCTTGTGTCTGTTCACGGTTTGGAGTTCTTTTCTCTTTTTCGGTTGGTTAGCGATCTCCGGACTAACTTACATCAATCCCGCCCCGCTAGAAGGAGCAGAATCTCCCAAGCCCGAAGTCCAAACTCCTTTTGAATTGAGCAAGCCAATTAACACCTTCGGACTCGTTCTACTGGTGACTTCTAGTTGTGCGATTACTTCGATGCTGCTTGCAAAACAATTGCGTCCAGTGAAATCTACACCGCGTCGAGTCGTCAAGCGCCAAGCTCCTCCAACTCGTGAAACAGTGCGATCGCGTCCCCCCGTCCGATCCAATCGTCCTCCAATCGCCCAACAAGCAAGAGCGATCGCAAAATCTGCTCCGAAACCCGAAGTCATTCCTCCGCCTGCTCGTCCGGTAGTCACAGTTCTGCCTGCTGAAGATGATAGCCCGATTCAAGTGAGCTTTACCTTGGCAGACATGCTAGATATCAGACAGCAAGCTCAGCGATAA